One window from the genome of Pantoea cypripedii encodes:
- a CDS encoding LysR family transcriptional regulator has protein sequence MLNKSRESRTSTDDLAFFVRIATLGSLTAAARELGLSLPAVSKRLSQLELRLGVQLLRRTTRRLELTPEGKRYLEGARPLLDQLAELEESVSSQTAVLRGTLNINASFGFGRRHVAPLVSRFAALHPELSLSLQLSSQPLSFLDAHIDIDIRVGEPPDARLMARKLRTNPRVLCCAPAYAERCGLPESIAALAQHNCILLRQYESDFALWRLSNGEQQLTQKVRGTLITNDGEVAMQLAQDGHGILLRSWWDAQHSIHRGKLLHVLPDWTAPDGDIFAVWQPQRQLPARISAFVEFLQQAL, from the coding sequence ATGTTGAATAAAAGTAGAGAATCCCGCACCTCCACCGACGATCTGGCCTTTTTCGTGCGTATCGCCACTCTTGGCAGCCTGACGGCAGCAGCACGCGAGCTGGGGCTTTCATTACCGGCGGTAAGTAAACGGTTGAGCCAGCTGGAATTGCGTCTCGGGGTGCAGTTGCTGCGTCGCACTACGCGTCGGCTGGAGCTGACACCCGAGGGCAAACGTTACCTGGAAGGGGCCCGCCCGCTGCTGGATCAGCTGGCGGAGCTGGAGGAGTCGGTCAGCAGCCAGACCGCCGTGCTACGCGGTACGCTCAACATCAATGCCTCGTTTGGTTTTGGCCGTCGCCATGTTGCTCCGCTGGTGTCACGTTTTGCCGCACTGCACCCGGAGCTGTCACTCAGCCTGCAACTGAGCAGCCAGCCGCTCAGTTTCCTTGATGCGCATATCGATATTGATATTCGCGTCGGTGAACCGCCGGATGCACGGCTGATGGCGCGCAAGCTGCGTACCAACCCGCGCGTGCTGTGTTGCGCCCCGGCCTATGCCGAACGTTGTGGCCTGCCGGAGAGCATCGCGGCGCTGGCACAGCACAACTGCATTTTGCTGCGCCAGTACGAAAGCGATTTTGCCCTGTGGCGGCTGAGTAATGGCGAGCAGCAGTTAACGCAAAAGGTGCGCGGCACGCTGATCACCAATGACGGGGAGGTGGCGATGCAGCTGGCGCAGGATGGGCATGGCATTCTGCTGCGGTCATGGTGGGATGCGCAGCACAGCATTCACCGTGGCAAGTTGCTGCATGTGCTGCCGGACTGGACGGCACCAGACGGCGATATCTTTGCCGTCTGGCAACCGCAGCGCCAGCTTCCGGCGCGTATCAGCGCCTTTGTCGAGTTTTTGCAGCAGGCGCTGTAA
- a CDS encoding glycoside hydrolase family 28 protein, with translation MQLSLADFHPAADGETLDTACLQRALDQLAQQGGGTLTVPAGRYRLGSVTLGSNLHLHLAAGATLLASQRVEDYQHCLAQSQAELSQHVLLYAVGQRNITLSGKGVIDGDGEAWFAAEKDDQGYRLPRPLRPRIIVFEDCQQVTLQEFSIVQAPMWTVHLVSCRHVHIDHLTIDNAMTMPNTDALDIDSCEAVFVSNSYLSAADDAICIKTTDKPAPLRRAARQIMISNCLLRSYSCAFKIGTETFDDVEDVTVTGCTIFDSNRAIGLLSRDGGCFRRLHFSNLTLACHHAPPCHWGKADALFVSVRARDPAIAPGHIEQLQFTNVSGVMEGAINLHAETAGQIREVMISQVQLRQVVATTAEQGHYDVRPPCNPASPTGMGLDNAYKMDSLTGLAYGVAAYPHGLPGVFARGVENLQLHNVTIVRPQPLPAGWHTAPYDIAR, from the coding sequence ATGCAGCTTTCTCTGGCCGATTTTCATCCCGCCGCCGACGGGGAAACGCTCGATACCGCCTGCTTGCAACGTGCGCTGGATCAGCTGGCGCAGCAGGGTGGCGGTACGCTCACGGTGCCAGCCGGTCGTTACCGTCTGGGCAGCGTCACGCTGGGTTCAAATCTCCATCTGCATCTGGCGGCGGGGGCAACGTTGCTGGCAAGTCAGCGGGTGGAAGATTATCAGCATTGTCTGGCGCAGAGCCAGGCGGAGCTGTCGCAGCATGTGCTGCTGTATGCAGTCGGCCAGCGCAATATCACCCTTAGCGGTAAAGGGGTGATCGATGGGGATGGTGAAGCCTGGTTTGCGGCAGAAAAGGATGATCAGGGCTATCGGTTGCCGCGTCCGTTACGTCCGCGCATCATTGTGTTTGAAGATTGCCAGCAGGTGACGTTGCAGGAATTCAGCATCGTACAGGCACCGATGTGGACCGTGCATCTGGTGAGCTGTCGCCATGTCCATATTGATCATCTGACCATCGATAACGCCATGACCATGCCAAATACCGATGCGCTGGATATCGACAGCTGCGAAGCGGTGTTTGTCAGCAACAGTTACCTCAGCGCGGCGGATGATGCTATCTGTATCAAAACCACCGACAAACCGGCCCCTCTCAGGCGCGCAGCGCGTCAGATTATGATCAGCAACTGCCTGCTGCGCTCGTACAGCTGTGCGTTCAAAATCGGTACTGAAACCTTTGATGACGTGGAAGACGTCACCGTCACCGGCTGTACCATTTTCGACTCCAATCGGGCGATTGGCCTGCTGTCGCGCGACGGTGGCTGTTTCCGCCGTCTGCATTTCAGCAACCTGACGCTGGCCTGCCACCATGCGCCGCCGTGCCACTGGGGCAAAGCCGATGCGTTGTTTGTTTCGGTTCGCGCGCGCGATCCGGCGATTGCACCCGGCCATATCGAACAGCTGCAATTCACCAACGTCAGTGGCGTGATGGAAGGGGCGATTAACCTGCATGCTGAAACGGCGGGACAGATTCGTGAAGTGATGATAAGCCAGGTGCAACTGCGTCAGGTGGTGGCGACCACGGCGGAGCAGGGGCATTACGATGTACGCCCGCCCTGCAATCCCGCATCACCCACCGGAATGGGGCTGGATAACGCCTATAAAATGGATAGCCTGACCGGGCTGGCCTATGGTGTGGCGGCCTACCCGCATGGCCTGCCGGGGGTGTTTGCCCGCGGCGTGGAGAACCTGCAACTGCACAACGTTACCATTGTGCGCCCGCAGCCGTTGCCAGCAGGCTGGCATACGGCACCGTACGATATTGCGCGATAA
- a CDS encoding ABC transporter ATP-binding protein gives MTSLHLQSVKKSYEQVNVIHGIDLTINSGEFVVFVGPSGCGKSTLLRMIAGLEEISAGKLLIEGADMTHQPATERGIAMVFQSYALYPNMTVRGNLAYPLEVMKQPKAEIEQAIAQTAARLHLTELLDRLPRALSGGQRQRVAIGRAIIRHPRIFLFDEPLSNLDAELRLQMRIEIARLHASLGNTMIYVTHDQLEAMTLADRIVVLRQGRIEQVGAPLELYRDPDNLFVAGFIGSPKMNFLPAEVAAMAAGEVQLRVPSLGIHGLTMKIDAACHEGQKVTLGVRPEHFQPATSASAPLSFSAPLSFSEMLGHTNYLYLDVGQERLLVIEERNVASHHHQLGEPVRYQLEAGGCLLFDEQGLRMR, from the coding sequence ATGACCAGCCTGCATCTGCAAAGCGTTAAGAAGTCTTACGAGCAAGTGAACGTGATTCACGGTATCGATCTCACCATCAACAGCGGTGAATTTGTGGTGTTTGTTGGCCCCTCGGGCTGCGGAAAATCGACGCTGCTGCGCATGATTGCCGGGCTGGAGGAGATCAGTGCTGGCAAGCTGCTGATTGAAGGCGCGGATATGACCCACCAGCCTGCGACCGAGCGCGGTATCGCCATGGTGTTTCAGTCCTACGCGCTTTACCCGAATATGACGGTGCGCGGCAACCTTGCTTATCCGCTGGAGGTGATGAAGCAGCCGAAAGCCGAGATTGAACAGGCGATCGCGCAGACCGCAGCGCGCCTGCACCTTACCGAGCTGCTCGATCGCCTGCCGCGTGCCTTGTCGGGCGGGCAGCGGCAGCGCGTGGCGATTGGCCGCGCCATCATTCGCCATCCGCGTATTTTCCTGTTTGATGAACCCCTGTCGAACCTGGATGCCGAGCTGCGTTTGCAGATGCGTATCGAAATTGCCCGGCTGCACGCCTCGCTGGGCAACACCATGATTTACGTCACCCATGACCAGCTGGAAGCGATGACGCTGGCCGATCGGATTGTGGTGCTACGTCAGGGCCGTATTGAGCAGGTCGGTGCGCCGCTGGAGTTGTATCGCGACCCGGATAACCTGTTTGTCGCCGGATTTATTGGTTCGCCGAAGATGAATTTCTTACCCGCCGAGGTAGCCGCTATGGCTGCTGGCGAGGTCCAGCTGCGCGTGCCCTCCCTCGGCATTCATGGGTTAACCATGAAGATTGACGCGGCCTGCCATGAAGGGCAGAAAGTGACGCTGGGCGTGCGCCCTGAGCATTTCCAGCCAGCCACCTCAGCCAGCGCACCGCTGAGCTTTAGTGCACCCCTGTCGTTCAGTGAGATGCTGGGGCATACCAATTATCTTTATCTGGATGTGGGTCAGGAGCGGTTGCTGGTGATTGAGGAGCGGAATGTGGCGAGCCATCACCATCAACTCGGTGAACCCGTTCGTTACCAGCTGGAAGCTGGGGGGTGCTTGTTGTTTGATGAGCAGGGCTTGCGGATGCGGTGA
- a CDS encoding GNAT family N-acetyltransferase, with protein MTAEGVIRHATEADFPALSRICLETANAGKDATALYSDPALPGLRFVIPYARFVPDFALVLEQQGEVVGYAVAVPDTRAFEAVLNQQWWPLLQAQYRDYPASAPLDSKVLEAILQPDAATDQLVSQWPAHLHINLLPAAQQGGWGRKLIEQLLTLLRQAGVPGVHLGVSLQNEQVCGFYQRLGFTPIVRSNAIYLGQPL; from the coding sequence ATGACGGCTGAAGGTGTTATTCGCCACGCCACCGAGGCAGATTTTCCCGCGCTCTCGCGTATTTGTTTAGAAACCGCCAACGCAGGTAAAGACGCGACGGCGCTTTATTCTGACCCCGCCCTGCCTGGCCTGCGCTTTGTGATTCCCTACGCCCGTTTCGTACCTGATTTCGCGCTGGTACTGGAACAGCAGGGAGAGGTCGTCGGCTATGCGGTGGCGGTACCGGATACCCGCGCATTCGAGGCGGTGTTGAACCAGCAGTGGTGGCCGCTGTTGCAGGCGCAATATCGCGACTACCCGGCCAGCGCCCCGCTCGACAGCAAAGTGCTGGAGGCCATCCTCCAGCCGGACGCCGCCACCGATCAGTTGGTGAGCCAGTGGCCCGCGCACCTGCATATTAATCTGCTGCCCGCCGCACAGCAGGGGGGCTGGGGACGCAAACTGATCGAGCAACTGCTGACGCTGCTGCGTCAGGCTGGCGTGCCTGGCGTGCACCTCGGCGTCAGCCTGCAAAACGAGCAGGTCTGCGGTTTTTATCAGCGCCTTGGTTTCACGCCCATCGTGCGCAGCAACGCCATTTATCTGGGCCAGCCACTTTAA
- a CDS encoding carbohydrate ABC transporter permease, with amino-acid sequence MLNKSAWRNALYLLPAVLVYAVFLLLPLLASLGISFTEWDGISMPIFTGISNYMRMFSDPVFWVALGNNALLMLFYTLLPIGVGLLLCSFLYETRNNKERSLLRIFFFLPYIMPMAVLGVVWRWLYNPAFGPIDQFLRAIGLPQLALSWLGDFTWALPAVGLVATWYFFGFCLVLFMAGLQRMDPSLLEAADLDGSSRRQKFMRITLPSLRPELRIALLLTVIASLKAFDLVYVMTQGGPGTATMVTNIFMYKQGFDLHYFGYASAVAVFSMMIVLLINALIHFAIRERH; translated from the coding sequence ATGCTGAACAAATCTGCCTGGCGCAATGCGCTCTATCTCCTGCCCGCGGTGCTGGTGTACGCGGTCTTTCTGTTGCTGCCGCTGCTGGCGTCGCTGGGCATCAGTTTTACCGAGTGGGATGGCATCTCAATGCCGATTTTTACCGGCATCAGCAACTATATGCGTATGTTCAGTGACCCGGTGTTCTGGGTGGCGCTCGGCAACAACGCCTTGCTGATGTTGTTCTACACCTTGTTGCCGATTGGTGTTGGTTTGCTGCTGTGCAGCTTCCTGTACGAAACGCGCAACAACAAAGAGCGCAGCCTGCTGCGGATCTTCTTCTTCCTGCCTTACATCATGCCGATGGCGGTACTTGGCGTGGTGTGGCGCTGGTTGTACAACCCGGCGTTTGGTCCGATCGATCAGTTCCTGCGTGCCATTGGCCTGCCGCAGCTGGCGTTGTCATGGCTGGGGGATTTCACCTGGGCGTTGCCTGCGGTTGGCCTGGTGGCGACCTGGTACTTCTTTGGTTTTTGCCTGGTGTTGTTTATGGCCGGATTGCAACGTATGGACCCTTCGCTGCTGGAAGCTGCCGATCTGGATGGCTCCTCACGGCGGCAAAAATTTATGCGCATCACGCTGCCGTCACTGCGCCCGGAGCTGCGTATCGCACTGCTGCTGACGGTGATCGCCAGCCTGAAAGCCTTCGACCTGGTCTACGTGATGACCCAGGGTGGGCCGGGCACCGCAACCATGGTGACCAATATCTTTATGTATAAGCAGGGTTTTGACCTGCACTACTTCGGTTATGCCTCGGCGGTGGCGGTGTTCAGTATGATGATTGTGTTGTTGATCAACGCGTTAATCCACTTTGCTATTCGGGAGCGTCACTGA
- a CDS encoding sugar porter family MFS transporter, giving the protein MPTSENKTWRYSSETPSAQADNEKLSASATAENSRFLSADAFLLTATAIAAIAGFLYGYDTGIISGALLQITHDFNLSSHAQELVTSAILVGAVVGALSCGRLSSQLGRRYTVMIVAAIFAIGVIGSGLSPNAVWLGVARLVLGFAVGGASQIVPVYIAELAPPDRRGRLVTFFNISIGVGIVTAALVGTFMQDIWSWRTMFAVAAIPAVILLLGMLPLPESPRWLVGQKRLKEAHLALDSVRDTEKQVRQEIRDIQRVHAKVERKAVASWGDLKQPWLRPALLVGLGIAAFTQLSGIEMMIYYTPTFLTNAGFSRDAALYSALGVAVIYLTLTIIGKLLVDHVGRRALTLWMMPGAIISLVLLGTVFRLDAQGGGHSLLIVLCLFGFMVFNSGGIQVIGWLMGSELYPLGIREKATSLHAGMLWGSNLLLTATALSMVNLLGIGGAMWFYALLNLLGFVFVYFLMPETKGRSLEEIETSLKAGEFYPLQQRRQQTAEE; this is encoded by the coding sequence ATGCCTACATCAGAAAATAAAACCTGGCGATATTCGTCGGAAACCCCGTCTGCTCAGGCTGACAATGAAAAGTTATCCGCAAGCGCAACCGCAGAAAACAGCCGCTTTCTCAGCGCAGATGCCTTTTTATTGACAGCGACCGCCATCGCCGCCATTGCTGGCTTTCTCTATGGCTATGACACCGGCATTATCTCCGGCGCGCTGTTGCAGATTACCCATGATTTCAACCTCTCCTCCCATGCTCAGGAGCTGGTGACCAGCGCGATCCTCGTCGGCGCGGTGGTTGGCGCACTCAGCTGTGGACGCCTCTCCAGCCAGCTGGGCCGTCGCTACACGGTGATGATTGTGGCAGCGATTTTTGCGATCGGCGTGATCGGTTCTGGCCTGTCTCCCAATGCTGTCTGGCTGGGTGTGGCGCGCCTGGTACTGGGCTTTGCGGTGGGTGGAGCCTCGCAAATCGTCCCGGTGTATATCGCCGAGCTGGCCCCCCCGGACCGCCGTGGCCGTCTGGTGACGTTCTTCAATATCTCGATTGGCGTTGGCATTGTGACCGCCGCACTGGTCGGTACCTTTATGCAGGATATCTGGAGCTGGCGCACCATGTTTGCCGTCGCCGCCATTCCAGCGGTGATCCTGCTGCTGGGGATGCTGCCGCTGCCCGAAAGTCCGCGCTGGCTGGTGGGCCAGAAGCGCCTGAAAGAAGCCCATCTGGCGCTGGATAGCGTGCGCGACACGGAAAAGCAGGTACGTCAGGAAATTCGTGATATTCAGCGCGTACATGCCAAAGTGGAGCGCAAGGCAGTCGCGAGCTGGGGCGATCTGAAGCAACCCTGGCTGCGCCCGGCATTGCTGGTGGGGCTGGGTATCGCCGCCTTTACGCAGCTCTCCGGCATTGAAATGATGATTTACTACACGCCCACCTTTCTCACCAACGCCGGATTCAGCCGTGATGCGGCACTGTATTCGGCACTGGGCGTGGCGGTGATTTACCTGACGCTGACAATCATCGGCAAACTGCTGGTTGACCATGTTGGCCGCCGCGCCTTAACCCTGTGGATGATGCCGGGTGCCATCATAAGCCTGGTCTTGCTGGGCACGGTGTTCCGTCTTGATGCGCAGGGCGGCGGCCATAGCCTGCTGATCGTACTCTGCCTGTTTGGCTTTATGGTGTTTAACTCCGGCGGGATTCAGGTGATTGGCTGGCTGATGGGGTCGGAGCTGTATCCGCTGGGGATTCGCGAGAAAGCCACCAGCCTGCACGCCGGGATGCTGTGGGGTTCCAACCTGCTGCTGACCGCTACCGCCCTGTCGATGGTCAATCTTCTCGGCATTGGTGGTGCCATGTGGTTCTACGCGCTGCTGAATCTGCTCGGCTTTGTGTTTGTCTATTTCCTGATGCCGGAAACCAAAGGCCGCTCGCTGGAGGAAATTGAAACCTCACTGAAAGCCGGGGAGTTTTACCCGCTCCAGCAGCGCCGTCAGCAGACGGCGGAGGAGTAG
- a CDS encoding tartrate dehydrogenase, with protein sequence MSGKTFKIAVIPGDGIGKEVMPEGIRVMDAAAKKFNIPLEWQWFDYASAEYWQQHGKMLPDDWFASLQTFDAIYFGAVGWPEVVPDHVSLWGSLLQFRREFDQYVNLRPVRLMPGVKAPLANRQPGDIDFYVVRENTEGEYSSVGGTMFPGTEREVVIQETLMTRTGVDRILKFAYELAQKRPKKHLTSATKSNGIAITMPYWDSRVEAMSTRYPEVKVDKYHIDILTANFVLHPDWFDVVVASNLFGDILSDLGPACTGTIGIAPSANINPEGKFPSLFEPVHGSAPDIAGLGVANPIGQIWCGAMMLEHLGFAEAGAAVLDAIERTLAAGNSLTRDLGGKASTEELGAAIAAAL encoded by the coding sequence ATGAGCGGCAAAACATTTAAAATCGCCGTCATCCCTGGTGATGGCATTGGTAAAGAAGTGATGCCGGAAGGCATCCGCGTGATGGACGCGGCAGCGAAAAAATTCAATATCCCGCTGGAGTGGCAGTGGTTTGACTATGCCAGCGCCGAATACTGGCAGCAGCACGGCAAAATGCTGCCGGATGACTGGTTCGCTTCCCTGCAAACCTTCGACGCGATCTACTTCGGTGCCGTAGGCTGGCCGGAGGTGGTGCCGGATCATGTGTCGCTGTGGGGATCATTGTTGCAGTTCCGGCGGGAGTTTGACCAGTACGTCAATCTGCGCCCGGTACGTCTGATGCCGGGTGTCAAAGCGCCGCTGGCCAATCGTCAGCCAGGCGACATCGATTTCTACGTGGTGCGTGAAAACACCGAAGGGGAATACTCCAGCGTGGGCGGCACCATGTTCCCCGGCACCGAGCGTGAAGTGGTGATTCAGGAAACGTTGATGACGCGTACCGGTGTCGATCGCATCCTGAAATTTGCCTATGAACTGGCGCAGAAGCGGCCGAAAAAACACCTGACCTCCGCCACCAAATCTAACGGTATCGCCATCACCATGCCGTACTGGGATAGCCGGGTCGAAGCCATGTCCACCCGCTATCCGGAGGTGAAGGTCGATAAGTATCATATTGATATTCTCACCGCCAACTTCGTGCTGCATCCGGACTGGTTTGATGTGGTGGTGGCCAGCAACCTGTTTGGCGATATCCTGTCGGATCTCGGCCCGGCCTGTACCGGCACCATTGGCATTGCGCCCTCGGCCAATATCAACCCGGAAGGTAAATTCCCCAGCCTGTTCGAACCGGTACACGGCTCCGCGCCGGATATTGCCGGGCTTGGCGTGGCGAACCCGATTGGTCAGATCTGGTGTGGCGCGATGATGCTGGAACACCTCGGCTTTGCTGAAGCCGGTGCGGCGGTGCTGGATGCCATCGAACGCACGCTGGCGGCGGGCAACAGCCTGACGCGTGACCTTGGTGGCAAAGCTTCGACTGAGGAGCTGGGGGCGGCTATCGCGGCGGCGTTGTAA
- a CDS encoding carbohydrate ABC transporter permease — MRGTPVVSRALIWMVALMTIMPFLMALMTSFKTQMELFQGVFTLPASLNFKNYVTAWQQGHFNVYFMNSVLVVIPVVICSILLGILAGFGFAWLKIPGKKVVAAMLALGMVLPTEAFIIPLYHELRWMGLTNTYLALILPQIALSLPFTTLMIATALQQVPRELVEASVMDGASRRKILWGILVPAIWPTLSTLALLLFIWTWNEFLIPLILVNKDELRTLPIGMMFFQNKNTIDIPVLMAGAMIVILPLVAVFLVFQRKFISGVTEGAVK; from the coding sequence ATGCGTGGCACGCCAGTAGTTTCACGAGCGCTGATCTGGATGGTGGCGCTGATGACCATTATGCCGTTCCTGATGGCGCTGATGACCTCATTCAAAACCCAGATGGAGCTGTTCCAGGGCGTCTTTACCTTACCCGCGTCGCTCAACTTTAAAAACTACGTCACCGCCTGGCAGCAGGGCCATTTCAACGTTTACTTTATGAACTCGGTGCTGGTGGTGATCCCGGTGGTGATTTGTAGCATCCTGCTCGGTATTCTGGCCGGTTTTGGTTTTGCCTGGCTAAAGATCCCGGGCAAAAAAGTGGTAGCGGCGATGCTCGCGCTGGGCATGGTGCTGCCGACTGAAGCCTTTATTATCCCGCTGTATCACGAGCTGCGCTGGATGGGGCTGACCAATACCTACCTGGCGCTGATTCTGCCGCAGATTGCGCTGTCGCTGCCGTTCACCACGCTGATGATCGCGACTGCACTGCAACAGGTGCCGCGCGAGCTGGTGGAAGCTTCGGTGATGGATGGCGCATCACGGCGCAAAATTCTGTGGGGCATTCTGGTGCCCGCCATCTGGCCGACGTTATCGACGCTGGCGCTGCTATTGTTTATCTGGACCTGGAACGAATTTCTGATCCCACTGATTCTGGTGAACAAAGATGAACTGCGTACCCTGCCAATCGGCATGATGTTTTTCCAGAACAAAAACACCATCGATATCCCGGTGCTGATGGCGGGGGCAATGATCGTCATTCTGCCGCTGGTGGCTGTGTTCCTGGTTTTTCAGCGTAAATTTATCAGTGGTGTGACCGAAGGCGCAGTGAAATAG
- a CDS encoding ABC transporter substrate-binding protein, whose protein sequence is MCDSTVRSQYFHSTLRTLSRLVSAGVLLGAAMASAQAVTLNEWDIYTYPQQTAAVDEAIKVFQQQNPGIVIQRSVHSFEDTRIPLKLALTAGDGPQIAQVNQGGGDMGSLVKDKLLWPLDDYAKTYGWTTRFPDSILKRNRWSDNQDFGSGKLYGVASLGEMVGLYYNKALLDKAGIAVPKTLAELEQAMEKLKAQGTPPMMLGLLDGNMGQQLLSTIWEAQIESSDRKKLDDLIYDVGGTFKDGKLVKAGNMMKSWNDKGYFFPGFQGIGQDDAATLFQNGQAAFLVSGTWYLGQFKDNKDIHFAAMPMGAGVQHALMVGGTDLAFSITSTAKTKEQQDAAAKFIDYIVSDEMANRWLKVGFLPASASKNAQIPADNPLLAEAYQVWIALNEHDGLGHYVDWATPTMNAELNQNVQLLLGGRQTADQMVTNFDNNYQRYLKTLKH, encoded by the coding sequence ATGTGTGATTCAACCGTACGTTCGCAGTACTTCCATAGCACGCTTCGCACCCTGTCTCGTCTGGTTTCGGCTGGGGTGCTGCTCGGCGCAGCGATGGCCTCGGCCCAGGCGGTGACCCTGAACGAGTGGGACATTTATACCTATCCGCAGCAGACGGCAGCAGTGGATGAAGCGATTAAAGTGTTCCAGCAACAGAATCCCGGCATTGTCATCCAGCGCTCTGTGCACTCCTTCGAAGATACCCGTATCCCGCTCAAACTGGCGCTGACGGCCGGTGATGGTCCGCAGATTGCTCAGGTTAACCAGGGCGGTGGCGATATGGGGTCGCTGGTGAAAGACAAGCTGCTGTGGCCGCTGGATGATTACGCCAAAACCTACGGCTGGACCACACGCTTCCCGGATTCGATCCTGAAACGCAACCGCTGGTCCGATAATCAGGACTTCGGCAGCGGCAAGCTGTATGGCGTCGCCAGCCTCGGTGAAATGGTCGGCCTGTATTACAACAAAGCGCTGCTGGATAAAGCCGGTATCGCGGTGCCGAAAACCCTCGCTGAGCTGGAACAGGCAATGGAAAAACTGAAAGCGCAGGGCACCCCGCCGATGATGCTGGGGCTACTGGACGGCAACATGGGCCAGCAACTGCTCAGCACCATTTGGGAAGCGCAGATCGAAAGCAGCGACCGTAAAAAACTGGATGACCTGATTTACGACGTGGGCGGCACCTTTAAAGATGGCAAGCTGGTGAAAGCCGGCAACATGATGAAAAGCTGGAACGATAAAGGCTACTTCTTCCCCGGATTCCAGGGGATTGGTCAGGATGATGCCGCGACCTTGTTCCAGAACGGTCAGGCCGCCTTCCTGGTGAGCGGCACCTGGTATCTGGGGCAGTTCAAAGACAACAAAGATATCCACTTTGCCGCGATGCCGATGGGCGCGGGTGTGCAGCACGCGCTGATGGTGGGCGGGACTGACCTGGCGTTTTCCATCACCAGCACGGCGAAAACCAAAGAACAGCAGGATGCCGCCGCGAAGTTTATCGATTATATCGTGTCGGATGAGATGGCGAACCGCTGGCTGAAAGTCGGCTTCCTGCCCGCCAGCGCCAGTAAAAACGCGCAAATCCCGGCAGATAACCCGCTGCTGGCCGAGGCTTATCAGGTCTGGATCGCGCTGAATGAGCATGATGGTCTCGGCCATTATGTGGACTGGGCCACACCAACCATGAACGCCGAGCTGAATCAGAACGTGCAGCTGCTGCTGGGCGGGCGGCAAACCGCCGACCAGATGGTCACCAACTTCGACAACAACTATCAACGTTACCTGAAAACCCTGAAGCACTGA